The sequence below is a genomic window from candidate division TA06 bacterium.
TGAAATACCAAATTGTCTCGATGAAATATAGAATTGTTCCGGTGAAATACCAAATTGTTCCGGTGAAATATGGTTTTGTAAAGGAAATGTTGGTTTAAACCCGCCATAATGTATATGGAGCCCCACCCTGAGGTATCGGGGTGGTACCTAATCCTAGGTTACCCCGCCGGTGGCGGGGTTATCAAGTGGTTTAACAAAAAAGCGCAAACAAAAAAGAATGCCTAAATGAACTTCTTTCCGTTGGCCTGTTTGCTCAATTCCTCAATCACCTTGCGCACCTCCTGCACTTTGGAGCGGTGGCAGACCAGCACCGCGCCCTGGGACTGGACGATGATTATGTCCTTAAGCCCCAGCGCCGCCACCATCCCGTCGTCGCTGTAGACCAGGTTGTTCTGGGACTCTATGGCCAGGCAGTTGCCCACCAAAACATTCTGGCGCCGGTCCCGGGGATAAAAACGCTCCACCGCCTCCCAGGAACCCAGATCGTCCCAGCCGAAATCGCCTTTGATCACCGCAACTTTTTCCGCTTTTTCCATCACCCCGTAGTCGATGGATATTTTTTCCACCTCCCGGTAAAATTTGGCGAACTTTTCCGGGCCGGCGCTCAAGCCCCCGGCTTTCTGCCAGACCTCCAGTTTTCGGTGGAGCTGCGGCAGATGTTTTTTTATCTGCTCTAAAATTGTTTTGGTTTTCCAGACGTAGATCCCGCCGTTCCAGTAGAAATATCCGCTTTTGACGAATTTGGCGGCCGTGATCTGGTTCGGCTTTTCCCTGAAGCTTTTGACCGCGAAGCAGGGGATTTCACAGTTGGGAAGCATCTCGCCCCGTTCGATGTATCCGTAGCCGGTCTCGGGGCGGTCCGGGGCGATGCCGATGGTCGCCAGATATCCCCGCCGGGCCAGCACCGCGCCCTGCTCCAAAGTCTGCCGGAACCTGGGCACGTCATTGATGAAATGGTCGGAAGGCAGCACCATCATCACCGCCTCGGGGTCTTCCCGGGCGATCTCGGCGGCGGCCACGGCAATGGCCGGAGCGGTGTTCTTTCCGGCCGGCTCGCCGATCAGCCTGGGGCCGACGATGCCGATCTTTTCTATCGATTTCACCAGGTCCTCGCCGGTTACCACCCACTGCCTCTCCACCGGTGCCAATGACCCCACCCGGTTCAGGGTCTCGGCTAGCATTGAGCTTTGGCCGGTCAGGGTCAGTAACTGCTTGGGCATGTTGCTGCGGCTTTTGGGCCAGAACCTTTCTCCCCGCCCGCCGGCTAAAACTACGGCATAAAGATTTTCCATCAAGCTCCTGTTGTTTTATTGAAAAGAGGTAACTGGTAACTATTCAGCCACTACTTTCGTTAATTGTTAATCGTAAATCGTTAATCGGCATGCCTTAGTGGCTCTGAATGGTTACAAAAAGGCCGCTAAAAACTCAACTGGTAGGCGGCCTTCATTCCCCGGAAAGACGGTTCATACCGGCAGAAGCCGCCGGAGCAAACCAGCCCTCCCTTGCTTTGTCCGGCCGAGGCCGTCAGCTTTTGCCGTCCCTGGGCCCATTGAAATGAGATGCCCGCTTCGCCCCATCTGTTTTGGTCCTGATACTCGGGAACTTTTTGGCCGGCTATACTGCCGGATCCGTAGATCAAGATATCCCGGCCGGTATTCCAGCTGAGATCCAGGGAATACTCCGTATATTTCAGGCCGCTGAAAAAATAATAATTATCGTAAAGATCGGCCCCGGCTTTGAATGCTATAGACCTGTTGCCGCCATAGCGCCAAGCGCCTCCGGCCCTCCCTCCCTGATAGTATTTTTGTTTGAGGTCGGGCTGAAGGTTTTCCTCGCGCCGGTCTGCCAGTTCCAGTAAAAGATCCAGGTTAGCCAAAACTTTCCACCGGCCTTCAAAATAAGCGTCCCGCCATTTTTGACTGAGACGGGCAGACCGGGCCTGGGAACAATTGGCCGATATTTCCAGCCGGTCCCAGGGAGCGGCTGTGATGTCCACCTGCCCGCCCTGTTCGTCATATCCGTCGTTCAGCAGCCGGCCCTCGCGGTTGCAGGCCGGCGGCGCATTGAGCCGGTTGTCAAAATCCCGGTAATTCTTAACATCCCAGGCCAGGGCCAGGCCGGAAAAGCTGATTGACCCGGCGGCATACAGGGCCTGCCCGTTCACATCGTCAACCCCAATCCAGCCCCAGGTGGCATCGTATGTCCCATAGGTGCGGCGGGCCAGGTATTCGGCGTATAAATCCGCCGGAGCATAGGCCAAGGCCAGATGCCCTCCGTAGCATTCTTCCGCCGCCTTTGCAAATGAGGGATCGCTGACCTTCTTGCCGGCGTTGGCCCGGAGATAGATTCCGCCCAGGGCCAGGGAATTAAACGGCGTCAGTTTTATTTCGGTTCCGGCATAGGTCTTGGCGCTGTCTATCCAGTTAAGGTTTTCCCTGATCCTTCCGGCCAGGATCTTTGCTTCCAGCCAATCTCCCCAAACGGCCTTCATCTGAGCGCCTTCAATGTCCCGGTCGATTTTAACCTTTTCATCGGCCACGCAGCTTAATGAAAGTCCCCGGCCCAGGGTGCCGTAAAAATTGCCGGCGGTGAAATTTACCACTTCATTTTTAACGGTCAAATATTTTTTGGAAAGGCCGTTATAGATGGACGTATCCTGCCAGGATTCCTGGTCAAAAAGCAGGCGAGCCCCGGATTCCATCTCCCAGCCGCTTTTCAGGCTGCCGGCCAGGCGAAGGTCAAGGATATTCTTATAACTCAGGGCCTGGCCGGGCTGGGCGTTCCAAAGATAGACCCTCTCGGTTCCAGAAAATTCAAAGGCCCCAATAATACTGGATATGGAAAGGATAAAATATAGAAGACTTATCTTTTTCATTATTTCATAACATCAATAGGCTTTGTTGCATGAATAAGGGGTAATTTGGTATAATCTCGCCAAGATTAAAGAACTGAAAGGAGCCAGAAGGTGAAAACATCACGTAACAACCGAAAAGGAATCATCTCTAAAACCAAGAAAAAAACCCGGTATAAAATGAAAAAGCATTCCAAAACTTAAAGGGCGTGGTCAGGGTTCAGCCGGTACGTTATTGGCTCTATAACCGGGTCATCGCTCATATATTCATTTGCTACCTGTCATAT
It includes:
- a CDS encoding mannose-1-phosphate guanylyltransferase, with translation MENLYAVVLAGGRGERFWPKSRSNMPKQLLTLTGQSSMLAETLNRVGSLAPVERQWVVTGEDLVKSIEKIGIVGPRLIGEPAGKNTAPAIAVAAAEIAREDPEAVMMVLPSDHFINDVPRFRQTLEQGAVLARRGYLATIGIAPDRPETGYGYIERGEMLPNCEIPCFAVKSFREKPNQITAAKFVKSGYFYWNGGIYVWKTKTILEQIKKHLPQLHRKLEVWQKAGGLSAGPEKFAKFYREVEKISIDYGVMEKAEKVAVIKGDFGWDDLGSWEAVERFYPRDRRQNVLVGNCLAIESQNNLVYSDDGMVAALGLKDIIIVQSQGAVLVCHRSKVQEVRKVIEELSKQANGKKFI